A portion of the uncultured Draconibacterium sp. genome contains these proteins:
- a CDS encoding SpoIID/LytB domain-containing protein: MSSPNIHVGIMSADKIDFKLHGEYQLVGTKHTFSGDGTVRFENETLQLADSEISGDKLYFMPLDKDNSEFELKDVTIGVNFHWEQKEDQKFQGALKFIIEEGQITAVNILSIEDYLISVISSEMSAQSSLDLLKAHAIISRSWLIAQTEKQDKLTDAGETYESTFETDDEYIKWYDREDHTNFHVCADDHCQRYQGTTRSHNPNVVKAVNETAGVVLAYNGVICDARFSKCCGGIAELFENCWEPVNHPYLTAVIDNPVPPKGFETDLTLEENAVPWLKNAPEAFCNTDDEEVLKQVLNEYDWTANDFYRWTVEYSQDELSALILKRSGHDFGKILDMIPVERGVSGRLIKLKIVGSKKTLTVGKELEIRRWLSESHLYSSAFLVEKEDVVDGVPGKIILQGAGWGHGVGLCQIGAAVMGHKGYKYDEILNHYFKNIDLEKRY, translated from the coding sequence ATGAGCAGTCCCAATATTCATGTAGGCATAATGAGTGCCGATAAAATCGATTTTAAACTTCACGGCGAATACCAGCTGGTGGGTACAAAACATACTTTTTCGGGCGATGGAACAGTACGTTTCGAAAATGAAACGCTGCAGCTTGCCGACTCAGAAATCAGTGGCGATAAATTATATTTTATGCCGCTAGACAAGGATAACTCGGAGTTTGAATTAAAAGATGTAACCATCGGTGTAAATTTTCATTGGGAGCAAAAGGAAGATCAGAAATTTCAGGGGGCTTTGAAATTTATCATCGAAGAAGGACAAATTACAGCTGTAAATATTCTTTCGATTGAAGATTACCTGATCAGTGTAATTTCGTCGGAAATGAGTGCCCAAAGTTCACTTGATCTTTTGAAGGCGCACGCTATAATTTCGCGTAGCTGGTTAATTGCACAAACCGAAAAGCAGGATAAACTAACCGATGCCGGAGAAACCTACGAAAGCACTTTTGAAACTGACGATGAATACATTAAGTGGTACGACCGCGAAGATCATACGAATTTTCATGTTTGTGCCGACGATCATTGCCAGCGCTACCAGGGAACAACGCGTTCGCACAATCCGAATGTGGTGAAGGCGGTAAACGAAACGGCCGGCGTAGTACTTGCATATAATGGTGTGATTTGCGATGCACGTTTCTCGAAATGTTGTGGCGGTATTGCCGAGCTTTTCGAAAATTGCTGGGAACCTGTAAATCATCCGTATTTAACGGCGGTGATTGATAATCCGGTGCCACCCAAAGGTTTCGAAACTGATTTGACACTGGAAGAAAATGCCGTTCCGTGGCTAAAAAATGCTCCTGAAGCGTTTTGTAACACCGATGATGAAGAGGTGCTGAAACAGGTGCTGAACGAATACGACTGGACCGCTAATGATTTTTACCGCTGGACAGTAGAGTACAGTCAGGATGAACTCTCTGCCTTGATTTTAAAACGATCGGGACACGATTTTGGAAAGATCCTGGATATGATCCCGGTTGAACGAGGCGTTTCAGGACGATTGATAAAACTAAAAATTGTTGGTTCGAAAAAGACGTTAACAGTTGGAAAAGAACTGGAAATCCGCAGGTGGCTGAGCGAGTCGCATTTATACAGCTCGGCATTTCTGGTGGAAAAAGAGGATGTTGTTGATGGTGTGCCCGGTAAGATTATTTTGCAGGGAGCCGGCTGGGGACATGGTGTTGGATTGTGCCAGATCGGTGCTGCCGTAATGGGCCACAAAGGCTATAAATACGACGAAATTCTGAATCATTATTTTAAAAATATAGACCTGGAAAAACGATACTAG
- a CDS encoding DUF4922 domain-containing protein yields the protein MNSISTEIKQLLTDQKKEWELAGKNFVGLENVQVREFQFDGFTVKVQFNPGRIVSSAAKVDKKSIEARPCFLCAANRPVEQRGVTFGEYEVLVNPFPIFPEHFTIPAFTHTPQQIKGNFGNMLDLAQAMEGFTLFYNGPKCGASAPDHFHFQAGNKGFMPIDDEMTALKEKYGDIWVKDNVNYCAIKDGLRNFFVLESASKMYMINAFAFIYSELENQESEEEPMLNILTRYINGVWRILVFPRALHRPSQYFADGKENILISPASVDMGGVLITPQEKDFLKIEKADIESILKQVLLPVDQFDKLTTKLKQ from the coding sequence ATGAATTCAATTTCAACAGAAATAAAACAACTCCTTACCGATCAGAAAAAGGAATGGGAATTAGCCGGGAAAAACTTCGTCGGACTGGAGAATGTTCAGGTTCGCGAATTTCAGTTTGATGGATTTACGGTAAAAGTTCAGTTCAATCCCGGACGAATTGTTTCATCGGCAGCCAAAGTTGATAAAAAGTCGATTGAAGCGCGCCCGTGTTTTTTATGTGCTGCAAATCGGCCAGTAGAGCAGCGTGGAGTAACTTTTGGTGAGTATGAGGTGTTGGTAAATCCATTCCCGATATTTCCCGAACATTTTACCATTCCGGCTTTTACGCACACACCACAGCAGATAAAAGGAAATTTTGGCAATATGCTTGATCTGGCGCAGGCTATGGAAGGTTTTACCTTGTTTTATAACGGTCCAAAGTGTGGCGCTTCGGCACCTGACCATTTTCATTTTCAGGCAGGCAATAAAGGTTTTATGCCCATTGATGATGAAATGACCGCATTAAAGGAAAAATACGGTGATATATGGGTAAAAGACAATGTGAATTACTGTGCCATAAAAGATGGACTTCGCAACTTTTTTGTATTGGAATCAGCGAGTAAAATGTACATGATTAATGCATTTGCATTCATTTATTCAGAGCTTGAAAATCAAGAAAGTGAAGAGGAACCGATGCTAAATATTCTTACCCGTTATATCAATGGAGTATGGAGGATTCTGGTTTTTCCACGCGCATTGCATCGTCCGTCGCAGTATTTTGCCGATGGCAAAGAGAATATTCTTATCAGTCCGGCTTCGGTTGACATGGGAGGAGTGTTAATTACTCCACAGGAAAAAGATTTTTTGAAGATCGAGAAAGCCGATATAGAAAGTATACTAAAACAGGTTTTATTGCCTGTCGACCAATTTGATAAACTAACTACAAAACTTAAACAATGA
- the murQ gene encoding N-acetylmuramic acid 6-phosphate etherase produces MRITESSSLYDNLDKMTVEELLTGINNEDAKIHVAVQKEIPQIEKLVTQLVERIKAGGRLFYLGAGTSGRLGILDASEIPPTYGMPDGVVIGLIAGGDRAIRKAVEAAEDNIHGGWEDLQKFHVNEKDTIVGIAASGGTPYVIGALQDGNKNGLLTACITCNPDSEIAKVAKIAIEPIVGPEFVTGSTRMKAGTAQKMVLNMITTSLMIKLGRVKGNKMVDMQLTNKKLVERGSKMIVDELGIEFDEAQRLLLLHGSVREVIENYRK; encoded by the coding sequence ATGAGGATCACAGAATCATCATCACTATACGACAACCTCGATAAAATGACAGTTGAAGAACTGTTAACCGGAATAAACAACGAGGATGCAAAAATACATGTTGCAGTACAAAAAGAAATTCCACAAATTGAAAAACTGGTTACCCAACTTGTTGAGCGCATAAAAGCAGGTGGCCGCCTGTTTTATTTGGGCGCCGGAACGAGCGGACGTTTGGGAATTCTGGATGCATCGGAAATACCACCAACTTACGGCATGCCCGATGGCGTTGTTATTGGCCTTATTGCAGGCGGCGACCGTGCCATTCGGAAAGCAGTTGAGGCAGCAGAAGACAATATTCATGGCGGATGGGAAGATCTACAGAAATTCCATGTTAACGAAAAGGATACCATAGTTGGAATCGCTGCATCAGGAGGCACTCCTTATGTTATTGGTGCATTACAGGATGGCAACAAAAACGGGCTGCTTACCGCTTGTATTACCTGCAACCCTGATTCGGAAATTGCAAAAGTCGCCAAAATTGCAATAGAACCAATTGTTGGCCCAGAGTTTGTTACCGGAAGTACACGCATGAAAGCTGGGACAGCACAAAAAATGGTGCTGAATATGATCACAACCTCGCTGATGATAAAACTGGGTCGTGTAAAAGGAAACAAGATGGTTGATATGCAACTGACAAATAAAAAGCTTGTTGAGCGGGGATCGAAAATGATTGTAGATGAACTAGGTATTGAATTTGATGAAGCCCAACGACTATTACTTTTACACGGATCAGTTAGAGAGGTAATAGAAAATTACAGAAAATAA
- a CDS encoding fibronectin type III domain-containing protein — MKNLNLAKSKILNFYKNVVCCLFFLFFILCHSSIAAQQTDSLKLQLNSLFNQKNSASFYSGNENYQNGKKVSLDTACFSPANDTLNLFFNKALAEMPFREYSLPAVYDSIRSVLPDSLQIHPLKIWANQLALEELVPNYYRNEISVDKDRLTSKERKRGNVVMKFRPYSISQGLDGANIAMWNSHGWYYESARDRWEWQRARLFTNLEDISPSSFVIPFIIPMLEKAGANVFNARERDWQINEVVVDNDQSTGKSKFKKPRKRINWEKGFEYSELIHGTANPFHEGTAIRFESRNKDNVATYIPDFPEAGEYGVYVSYAKGDGLVTYRVTHSGGVTDFLVDQRMGYGTWIYLDKFYFNAGKDKKAAKVELIAPEGEGKTFSADAVRFGGGMGNIVRDGRPGGLARFYEGARYNLQYSGAPDTLVWNLHNGEDDYKDDYMSRGEWVDWLMGAPFGPTKNRMAPGLEIPIDLAFAFHTDAGILPDNKIVGTLGIYSTDRDTSVFPDGQSKYASRDLTDLIQTQIVKDINAVYKSDWTRRGMWNSQYSEAYRPQVPTMLLELLSHQNLEDIKYVLNPQFRFDVSRAIYKGMLRFITSQNGQEYVVQPLPVDHLNARFENGNMVKLSWQPVIDELEPTAVPDKYMVYKRVGENGFDNGTLITEPEITLTDLEPGKVYGFRVTAVNAGGESFPSETVAVGIAENSKGEVLIVNGFDRIDGPAIFETDTLAGVWRFLDHGVAYGYDVSTTGDQYDFERESVWLDDDSPGFGASYADLETSIFRGNTFDFSMMHGKSLLASDYSFVTSSDEAVEDGLINLQNYKLVDLLYGEEKQTLLPGKDSTVYFEIYTEKMINALAEYAENGGNIFMSGAYVGSEIPKDKMQKERIGNLFGFKFRTDHAVKTGQFYSVISNTNFTGAFNTDYNLEQYPVEAPDGIEAFDKNGKTIFRYGENGISAGVYYENKHKSLVLGFPFESIKGQSERDTIMREILKMLND; from the coding sequence ATGAAGAACTTAAACCTGGCTAAATCAAAAATCCTAAATTTTTACAAGAATGTGGTGTGCTGCCTGTTTTTCTTGTTTTTTATTCTTTGTCATTCTTCGATTGCAGCACAGCAGACGGATAGCCTGAAGTTACAATTAAATAGCTTGTTCAATCAGAAAAACAGTGCCAGCTTTTATAGTGGAAATGAAAACTACCAAAACGGCAAAAAAGTGTCACTTGATACGGCCTGTTTTTCACCAGCTAACGACACGCTGAATTTGTTTTTTAATAAAGCTTTGGCCGAAATGCCTTTTCGCGAATATAGTTTACCGGCAGTTTACGATTCAATACGGAGTGTTTTACCCGATTCTTTGCAAATACATCCGCTAAAAATCTGGGCCAACCAATTGGCTTTAGAAGAATTGGTCCCCAACTATTATAGAAATGAAATATCTGTAGATAAAGACAGGTTAACTTCAAAAGAGCGGAAACGTGGAAATGTTGTTATGAAGTTTCGTCCGTATTCTATTTCTCAAGGTCTTGATGGAGCAAATATTGCCATGTGGAACAGTCATGGTTGGTATTACGAATCCGCCCGCGACCGTTGGGAATGGCAACGGGCACGTTTGTTTACCAATCTCGAAGATATTTCACCAAGTTCGTTTGTCATCCCGTTTATTATACCAATGCTGGAAAAAGCCGGTGCCAATGTTTTTAATGCACGCGAACGCGACTGGCAAATTAACGAAGTGGTTGTTGATAACGATCAATCGACAGGGAAAAGCAAATTCAAAAAACCACGAAAACGTATCAATTGGGAAAAAGGGTTTGAATATTCTGAGTTGATTCATGGAACTGCAAATCCTTTTCACGAAGGAACCGCCATTCGATTTGAAAGCAGAAATAAAGACAATGTTGCCACTTACATTCCTGATTTCCCCGAGGCGGGCGAGTACGGTGTTTATGTTTCGTACGCAAAAGGAGACGGATTGGTGACTTATCGTGTAACCCATTCAGGAGGTGTGACTGATTTTCTGGTTGACCAGAGAATGGGTTACGGAACCTGGATTTATCTCGATAAATTTTATTTCAATGCAGGAAAAGATAAAAAGGCAGCTAAAGTTGAGTTGATTGCCCCTGAAGGCGAGGGAAAAACTTTCTCGGCTGATGCGGTTCGTTTTGGCGGAGGAATGGGAAATATCGTTCGTGACGGCAGACCAGGCGGACTTGCCCGTTTTTATGAAGGTGCCCGGTACAACCTGCAATATTCCGGAGCACCCGACACGCTGGTGTGGAATTTGCACAATGGCGAAGATGATTATAAAGACGATTACATGAGTCGTGGTGAGTGGGTAGACTGGTTAATGGGAGCGCCGTTTGGCCCGACAAAAAACCGAATGGCTCCGGGCCTGGAAATCCCCATCGATCTGGCTTTTGCATTTCATACCGATGCCGGAATTCTTCCTGACAATAAAATAGTGGGTACTTTGGGCATCTATTCAACCGACAGAGATACTTCTGTTTTTCCAGACGGACAATCGAAATATGCCTCACGCGATTTGACCGACTTGATACAAACACAAATTGTAAAAGATATAAATGCCGTGTATAAAAGCGATTGGACTCGGCGTGGAATGTGGAACTCGCAGTACAGCGAAGCTTATCGTCCGCAGGTACCGACCATGTTGCTCGAATTATTGTCGCACCAAAATCTGGAGGATATAAAATATGTGCTGAATCCACAATTTCGTTTTGATGTTTCGCGCGCCATTTACAAAGGAATGTTGCGTTTTATTACATCGCAAAACGGGCAGGAATATGTCGTGCAGCCTTTGCCGGTTGATCATTTAAATGCCCGGTTTGAAAATGGAAATATGGTGAAATTATCGTGGCAACCTGTAATTGATGAATTGGAGCCAACTGCTGTTCCTGATAAATATATGGTGTATAAACGAGTTGGCGAGAATGGTTTTGATAACGGCACCCTGATAACAGAACCGGAAATTACGCTCACCGATCTGGAGCCCGGGAAAGTTTATGGGTTTCGGGTAACGGCTGTAAATGCAGGTGGCGAAAGTTTTCCATCAGAAACGGTGGCGGTAGGAATTGCAGAAAACAGCAAAGGTGAAGTGTTGATCGTAAATGGTTTTGATCGCATTGATGGTCCGGCTATTTTTGAAACCGATACATTGGCAGGTGTATGGCGTTTCCTCGATCATGGTGTGGCTTATGGATACGATGTGTCGACCACCGGCGATCAGTATGATTTTGAGCGTGAATCTGTTTGGTTAGATGATGATAGTCCTGGTTTTGGCGCAAGTTATGCCGATTTGGAAACATCCATCTTCAGGGGGAATACATTCGATTTTTCAATGATGCACGGAAAAAGTTTGTTGGCCAGTGATTATAGTTTCGTAACCTCGAGTGATGAAGCTGTTGAAGACGGACTGATCAATCTTCAAAACTACAAATTGGTTGATTTGCTTTATGGTGAAGAGAAACAAACGTTGTTACCCGGCAAAGATTCAACTGTGTACTTCGAAATCTACACCGAAAAAATGATAAATGCACTTGCAGAATACGCTGAAAATGGCGGAAACATTTTTATGTCGGGTGCTTATGTGGGCTCAGAAATTCCAAAAGATAAAATGCAAAAAGAAAGGATCGGAAATCTGTTTGGGTTTAAATTTCGAACCGATCATGCGGTAAAAACCGGACAGTTTTATTCCGTGATTTCAAATACTAACTTTACAGGAGCGTTCAACACCGATTACAACCTGGAGCAATACCCGGTTGAAGCACCCGATGGAATTGAGGCATTTGATAAAAACGGGAAAACGATTTTTCGCTATGGTGAAAACGGAATCAGTGCAGGCGTTTATTACGAAAACAAGCACAAATCGCTTGTGCTGGGATTTCCTTTTGAAAGCATAAAAGGGCAGAGCGAGCGCGATACGATAATGCGCGAAATATTAAAAATGTTAAATGATTAA
- a CDS encoding C40 family peptidase: protein MKCNLIIILLFSIMTSCTQPQNPKIQQQVDQLIDQQIKDKRLAYCNVEVVAKDDGLEISGATVSKSTFDALKTFAGENGINFSVNLFPDETYKENPWAIVTLSVCNIRSTSRHSAEMLTQSIMGTPVKVYHEEDGWYLVQTPDRYFGWVDGAGIAPKTNAELAEWKALKKVLYKQQYGFAYSGPEANSNVEIDLVLDNLLSIVDETGEFYKMLLADGREAFVKKDECVDLDIWYNKSVAAEDVLKTAKKFMGVPYLWGGTSAKMVDCSGFVKSVYYNHGMILQRDASQQTLYGEMVDTQNGYEKLEPGDLVFFGRKATADQKERVTHVGLCLGNQEFIHASGKVRINNLDGNSEKYTEHYEKGFVRARRVINNIDGNGIEWVVDNAFFKQVLPE from the coding sequence ATGAAATGTAATCTAATTATTATTCTATTATTTTCGATTATGACATCCTGTACTCAGCCACAAAATCCGAAAATTCAACAACAAGTTGATCAGTTGATTGATCAGCAAATTAAAGATAAGCGTTTAGCTTACTGTAATGTAGAAGTTGTTGCGAAAGATGATGGATTGGAAATTAGCGGAGCTACCGTATCGAAAAGTACTTTTGATGCTTTGAAAACATTTGCAGGTGAAAATGGCATTAATTTTTCCGTTAATCTTTTTCCGGATGAAACTTACAAAGAAAATCCGTGGGCTATTGTAACGCTTTCGGTTTGCAATATCCGCAGCACTTCAAGGCATTCGGCCGAGATGTTGACACAATCGATAATGGGAACACCCGTTAAGGTGTATCATGAAGAAGATGGCTGGTATTTGGTTCAAACACCCGATCGTTATTTTGGCTGGGTTGATGGTGCCGGAATAGCACCAAAGACCAATGCTGAACTGGCGGAGTGGAAAGCCTTAAAAAAAGTACTTTATAAACAACAGTATGGTTTTGCTTATAGCGGGCCGGAAGCAAATTCAAACGTTGAGATCGATTTGGTTTTGGACAATTTGTTAAGTATTGTTGATGAAACAGGAGAATTTTATAAAATGCTTCTGGCTGATGGTCGCGAAGCATTTGTAAAGAAAGATGAATGTGTTGACTTGGATATTTGGTACAACAAAAGTGTAGCCGCAGAAGATGTATTGAAAACCGCCAAAAAATTTATGGGTGTTCCGTATTTGTGGGGCGGCACTTCGGCAAAAATGGTTGATTGCAGTGGGTTCGTAAAATCAGTTTATTACAATCACGGAATGATTCTGCAGCGCGATGCATCCCAGCAAACTTTGTATGGAGAAATGGTTGATACCCAAAATGGATATGAAAAATTAGAGCCCGGAGATCTGGTGTTTTTTGGACGAAAAGCCACTGCCGACCAAAAAGAAAGAGTGACACATGTTGGCTTGTGTTTAGGCAATCAGGAGTTTATCCACGCATCAGGGAAAGTGCGCATCAATAATCTCGACGGTAACAGCGAAAAGTACACGGAACATTACGAAAAAGGTTTTGTACGCGCGCGACGTGTCATAAACAACATCGACGGAAACGGAATTGAGTGGGTAGTTGACAATGCTTTTTTCAAACAGGTTTTGCCGGAATAA
- a CDS encoding N-acetylglucosamine kinase — protein sequence MIVIADSGSSKTDWLFLSSENEFSINSSGINPFFQQTEEIYATLSTTFKTVEKAEVSKVFFYGAGCIKDKTDYIVADALKKLFTNALVFVEDDILGAARALLGKSSGIACILGTGTNSCLYNGSEIVDKVPTLGFILGDEGSGAYLGKLFINDYFKRAIPEDLKQKMESELHLELADVLNAVYRQEYPSRYLAKFSAFLGINRNHIYVQNLIKRSFTDFFFKNIERYNDYKNYSVNFVGSIAYHYSDLLKEVAFNRNIKIGNIIDKPIDGLKKYHSNY from the coding sequence ATGATCGTAATAGCAGATAGTGGCTCATCAAAAACCGATTGGTTATTTTTAAGTTCTGAAAATGAATTCAGCATCAACTCTTCGGGTATCAATCCATTCTTTCAACAAACCGAAGAAATTTACGCCACTCTATCCACTACATTTAAAACTGTTGAGAAAGCAGAAGTAAGCAAAGTATTTTTTTACGGGGCCGGTTGTATAAAAGACAAAACCGATTACATTGTTGCCGATGCACTTAAAAAGTTATTTACCAACGCGTTGGTGTTTGTTGAAGACGATATTTTGGGTGCAGCACGTGCGTTATTGGGAAAATCATCGGGTATAGCCTGTATATTAGGAACAGGAACTAACTCGTGCCTTTACAACGGATCGGAGATTGTAGATAAAGTCCCTACGCTTGGTTTTATTTTGGGCGACGAAGGAAGCGGTGCCTACCTAGGAAAACTTTTTATAAACGACTATTTCAAACGCGCCATTCCTGAAGACCTGAAACAAAAAATGGAAAGCGAACTACACCTGGAACTGGCAGATGTTTTAAACGCTGTTTATCGACAGGAATATCCAAGTCGCTACCTGGCTAAATTTTCTGCATTTCTTGGCATTAACAGAAATCATATCTACGTGCAAAACCTAATAAAAAGAAGTTTTACCGATTTCTTTTTCAAAAATATTGAGCGCTATAACGACTACAAAAACTACAGTGTAAATTTCGTTGGTAGCATTGCTTACCACTATTCAGACCTGTTAAAAGAAGTCGCATTTAACAGAAATATTAAAATAGGAAACATTATTGACAAGCCGATTGACGGGCTAAAAAAATATCATAGCAATTATTAA
- a CDS encoding glycosyltransferase family A protein: MTKINCFVPAAAWSQVAEMIGELQANPSVNKIFLPENVVKEAGEKAEAFSFDSLTTTATVKQMAVLAEDVDYVLLLTKVTAVKLGQFAIERMVDTAELTSAVKVYSDYYEVKEGKLATHPVIDYQEGSLRDDFNFGPLVLYKAGAFQAAVKNMTQDFEHAGMYYLRLKVAQQGELFRIPEFLYTIDETDNRKSGQKIFDYVDPKNRQVQVEMEQAATEHLKDVGAWISPDFTSVELDEKSFGKKASVVIPVRNREKTIADAIESVLMQKTNFDFNLIVIDNHSTDKTTSIIQSFAEKDDRVVHIIPVREDLGIGGCWNLGVHDSRCGMIAMQLDSDDIYKDENTLQKVVDVFDTEKCAMVVGTYQLVNFDLEEIPPGIIDHKEWTPDNGKNNALRINGLGAPRAFYTPVLRDVKIPNTSYGEDYAVGLAISRNYQIGRIYDNLYLCRRWDDNSDAALDIVKMNSHNTYKDRIRTIELKARQKKNRK; encoded by the coding sequence ATGACGAAAATTAACTGTTTCGTACCCGCTGCAGCCTGGTCGCAAGTGGCGGAAATGATTGGGGAACTGCAGGCCAATCCATCAGTAAATAAAATATTTTTACCCGAAAATGTGGTCAAAGAAGCCGGTGAAAAGGCAGAAGCTTTTTCTTTTGATTCGTTGACAACTACAGCAACAGTAAAACAAATGGCTGTTTTGGCGGAAGATGTGGATTACGTTTTGTTGCTGACAAAAGTAACAGCCGTAAAACTGGGACAATTTGCCATCGAACGTATGGTGGACACCGCAGAATTAACAAGCGCTGTTAAGGTGTATTCCGATTATTACGAGGTGAAAGAAGGAAAGTTGGCAACGCATCCGGTGATCGATTACCAGGAAGGAAGTTTGCGCGACGACTTTAATTTTGGTCCGCTGGTGTTGTACAAAGCCGGTGCATTTCAAGCGGCTGTAAAAAATATGACACAGGATTTTGAACATGCCGGAATGTATTACCTCCGTTTAAAAGTGGCGCAGCAAGGCGAATTGTTCCGTATTCCTGAGTTTTTATATACCATTGATGAAACTGATAACCGCAAAAGCGGTCAGAAAATATTTGATTATGTAGATCCGAAAAACCGCCAGGTGCAGGTTGAAATGGAACAAGCGGCAACCGAACACTTAAAAGATGTGGGGGCGTGGATCAGTCCTGATTTTACGTCGGTGGAACTGGATGAAAAGTCTTTTGGGAAAAAAGCGTCGGTGGTTATTCCGGTGCGAAACCGTGAGAAAACTATTGCTGATGCGATAGAATCGGTACTAATGCAAAAAACGAATTTCGATTTTAACCTGATCGTTATCGACAATCATTCTACCGATAAAACCACTTCGATTATTCAATCTTTTGCAGAAAAAGATGATCGCGTGGTACACATTATCCCGGTGCGGGAAGATCTTGGAATTGGCGGATGCTGGAACCTTGGTGTTCACGATTCGCGTTGCGGAATGATTGCTATGCAGCTCGACAGCGATGATATTTATAAAGATGAAAATACGCTGCAAAAAGTGGTCGATGTTTTCGACACGGAAAAATGTGCGATGGTTGTGGGAACCTATCAGCTGGTGAATTTCGATTTGGAAGAAATACCACCGGGTATTATCGATCACAAAGAATGGACGCCGGACAACGGTAAAAACAATGCCTTGCGCATTAACGGTCTGGGTGCACCACGTGCTTTTTATACGCCGGTATTACGCGATGTAAAAATTCCGAATACCAGTTACGGGGAAGATTACGCTGTTGGTTTGGCTATTTCAAGAAATTACCAGATCGGTCGTATTTACGATAATTTGTACCTCTGCCGCCGCTGGGACGATAACTCGGATGCTGCACTTGATATTGTAAAAATGAATTCGCATAATACCTACAAAGACCGTATCAGGACGATCGAATTAAAGGCTCGCCAGAAGAAAAATCGCAAATGA
- a CDS encoding dipeptide epimerase yields MKLHFKPFELQLKHTFTLATSSRTTTPVMLVELEHDGLVGYGEASMPPYLGESHETVARFLKKVDLSGFNDPFSMEEILQYLDKLEPGNRAAKACIDIALHDLVGKMLGQPWYKIWGLKPEDTPYTTYTIGIDTRDVIIEKTKEAAEFKMLKVKMGRDNDKELIETIRSVTDVPLCVDVNQGWTDKYKALEMIHWMDEQGIVFVEQPMPKELVDDMAWLTEHSPLPTIADEAFQRIHDIPKFKDVYSGINIKLMKSTGMREAKKMVDVARALDMKVMLGCMTETSCAISAASQLSPLCDWADLDGALLISNDIFEGMKVIDGKVTLTDLSGIGVKRH; encoded by the coding sequence ATGAAATTACATTTTAAACCTTTTGAACTTCAGTTAAAACACACGTTTACACTAGCCACGAGTTCGCGCACAACCACACCTGTTATGTTGGTGGAGTTGGAACACGACGGTTTGGTTGGATATGGAGAGGCTTCGATGCCGCCATACTTAGGCGAATCGCACGAAACAGTCGCCCGCTTTCTGAAAAAAGTTGATTTGTCGGGTTTTAACGATCCGTTCAGTATGGAAGAAATTCTGCAATATTTAGATAAACTGGAGCCGGGAAACCGGGCAGCAAAAGCCTGTATCGATATTGCTTTGCACGACTTGGTGGGCAAAATGCTAGGCCAGCCCTGGTATAAAATATGGGGGCTAAAACCAGAAGACACACCATATACCACCTATACAATTGGCATTGATACGCGCGATGTGATAATTGAAAAAACCAAAGAAGCCGCCGAGTTTAAAATGCTGAAGGTTAAAATGGGGCGCGATAATGATAAAGAATTGATTGAGACCATTCGATCGGTTACCGACGTGCCATTATGTGTTGACGTAAACCAAGGCTGGACAGACAAATACAAAGCCCTCGAAATGATTCATTGGATGGATGAACAGGGAATCGTATTTGTTGAGCAGCCCATGCCAAAAGAACTGGTTGATGATATGGCATGGCTAACGGAACATAGTCCACTGCCAACCATTGCTGACGAAGCTTTTCAGCGTATTCATGATATTCCGAAATTTAAAGATGTTTATTCCGGGATAAACATTAAGCTGATGAAAAGTACCGGAATGCGTGAAGCTAAAAAAATGGTTGATGTGGCTCGTGCACTCGATATGAAAGTAATGTTGGGGTGTATGACCGAAACCTCGTGTGCGATATCGGCAGCATCGCAATTGTCGCCGCTTTGCGACTGGGCTGATTTAGATGGAGCATTGTTGATTAGCAATGATATTTTTGAAGGAATGAAAGTAATCGACGGGAAAGTTACTTTAACCGATTTGTCTGGAATAGGTGTGAAAAGACATTGA